In the genome of Spirochaetia bacterium, one region contains:
- a CDS encoding isoprenylcysteine carboxylmethyltransferase family protein, which yields MLKYEEKLHWDKQYEKLQSSSFLHTFSMFAWGIVEYTLLYYLIKYLLGFVPDFRPWHVFPVWFSFIGVEFSKIDLPYFTYGLILSCYGMVKLSQATQQNHKAKSKDDKRSPITLVTDGYYAKVRHPMYGTFVILQAGLMLSLRSSIGMAIALLIAIFQYINAVFEEKKQLIPIFKETYGLYKKQVRHMILPLPEIIMLAAAMVFSIIGFMF from the coding sequence TTGTTAAAATATGAAGAAAAGCTACACTGGGACAAACAATATGAAAAATTACAGTCAAGTAGCTTCCTGCACACATTCAGTATGTTTGCATGGGGAATCGTAGAATATACCCTACTCTATTACCTCATCAAGTATCTGCTTGGCTTTGTACCGGATTTCCGACCTTGGCACGTTTTTCCTGTATGGTTTTCCTTCATTGGCGTGGAATTCTCAAAAATTGACCTACCTTACTTCACATATGGCCTTATCCTGAGTTGTTATGGCATGGTAAAACTTTCACAGGCAACGCAACAGAACCACAAGGCAAAAAGCAAGGATGACAAAAGATCTCCCATTACTCTCGTAACTGACGGATACTATGCAAAAGTGCGGCATCCCATGTATGGCACGTTCGTTATACTGCAGGCAGGACTCATGCTTTCCCTCAGATCTTCCATAGGGATGGCAATTGCCTTGCTTATAGCGATCTTCCAATATATAAATGCAGTCTTTGAGGAAAAGAAGCAACTGATTCCGATATTCAAGGAAACATATGGACTCTATAAGAAACAAGTCAGACATATGATCCTGCCCCTTCCTGAGATCATCATGCTGGCAGCTGCTATGGTATTCAGTATCATCGGATTTATGTTTTGA
- a CDS encoding LacI family transcriptional regulator produces the protein MKEVHLTIKEIAKEAHVGIGTVSRVLNNSPNISEKTKGKVLSVIRAYDFQPNSMASHLAMKASCQSYIGFVTHDFLSRYTYDLLEEVYQMLQQKQIHLIFMDYQKEKESFLPQFADIPVSGLLFLSVLPETSDIKLLSQKNIPMVFLSCMAEGYPSIQSDKYLGGKLAADYLLDKNCSSLLYICEAKGINGLTSQEKGFRDELKAKGQCRCYSCSFSMRQADRFLILDWFVEKHGITGISCCNDELAIDILRHLRAIGSTVRIIGFNGINDTKAWNLSTISQNPAQMGNSAARMMVDLLGHKATVQRTVMVAPTLIDRNS, from the coding sequence ATGAAGGAAGTGCATCTGACCATCAAGGAAATAGCAAAAGAGGCACATGTCGGTATAGGCACAGTGTCCAGGGTCCTCAACAATAGTCCGAATATTTCCGAAAAGACCAAGGGGAAAGTCCTCAGTGTCATCAGGGCATATGATTTCCAGCCCAATTCCATGGCTTCTCATCTGGCAATGAAAGCAAGTTGCCAGAGTTATATCGGCTTTGTGACACACGATTTTCTCTCCCGGTATACATATGACCTGCTTGAGGAAGTCTACCAGATGCTCCAGCAGAAACAGATCCATCTTATTTTCATGGATTATCAGAAGGAAAAAGAATCCTTCCTGCCACAGTTTGCCGATATTCCCGTATCAGGCCTGCTCTTTCTCTCCGTACTACCGGAAACAAGTGACATCAAACTGCTGTCACAGAAGAACATCCCCATGGTATTCCTCAGCTGCATGGCAGAAGGATATCCGTCTATACAAAGTGACAAGTATCTGGGAGGTAAATTGGCCGCAGACTACCTGCTGGACAAGAACTGCTCTTCCCTGCTGTACATCTGTGAAGCCAAAGGCATCAACGGACTGACATCCCAAGAAAAAGGATTCCGTGATGAGCTAAAGGCCAAAGGACAATGCCGTTGCTACAGCTGTTCCTTTTCCATGAGGCAGGCAGACAGGTTCCTCATATTGGACTGGTTCGTAGAAAAACATGGCATCACAGGCATATCCTGCTGCAATGATGAACTTGCAATCGACATTCTCCGACATCTCAGGGCCATCGGCTCGACAGTCAGGATCATCGGATTCAACGGTATCAATGATACAAAGGCATGGAATTTGTCAACAATCTCACAGAACCCTGCACAGATGGGAAATTCTGCAGCACGGATGATGGTGGACCTGCTTGGACATAAGGCAACAGTCCAGAGGACTGTCATGGTAGCACCTACCTTGATTGATCGCAACAGTTGA
- a CDS encoding alpha-glucosidase, translating to MKIVLVGAGSAQFGAVTLGDLFQSDILAGSEIVLVDIDCEALDKMLHAAQDYLAKTARPYSVSATTDRTEAFKGADAVVISIEVGSRFPLWDMDWSLPQQYGIHQVYGENGGAGGTFHALRIVPVIVGICDDIVRYCPQALVLNYSNPMSAICTTVERKYPDLKFIGLCHEIASLERYLPGMLGTSFDNLSLRAAGLNHFSVLLEATYKDSGRNAYPDILAKADSFFEKEPGYSALLDYYRKNGKSVETEGSHERVAGLDSGKPWADRTLFEVILHRYHLLPITTDSHLGEYISWAADVADHKGIKDFYNYYRLVLGNKKVKIDSSIHERLAYILEGYAENSGYEEPAVNIRNDGFIPDLPSWLSVEVPARITEKGAEGIAFPDYPKGFLGLLRNYSSSYDLIAEAVLHGSKEYALQALMANPVIDVCAQLPELLDQVIAMQSPWLDYLK from the coding sequence ATGAAGATTGTACTAGTAGGTGCCGGCAGTGCCCAGTTTGGTGCCGTGACATTAGGGGACCTGTTCCAGAGCGATATTCTGGCAGGAAGTGAGATCGTACTGGTAGATATTGACTGTGAAGCCTTGGACAAGATGCTCCATGCGGCACAGGATTACCTTGCAAAGACCGCACGTCCTTATTCTGTTTCTGCAACGACGGACCGTACGGAAGCCTTCAAAGGTGCTGATGCCGTTGTCATTTCAATTGAAGTCGGCAGTCGTTTTCCGCTATGGGATATGGATTGGAGCCTGCCGCAACAGTATGGGATCCATCAGGTATACGGCGAGAACGGAGGAGCCGGAGGAACGTTCCATGCCCTGAGGATCGTACCTGTGATAGTCGGGATCTGTGATGATATCGTCAGATATTGCCCGCAGGCCTTGGTCCTCAACTATTCGAATCCGATGAGTGCAATCTGTACGACGGTGGAGAGAAAATATCCAGATCTGAAATTCATCGGACTTTGCCATGAGATCGCATCCCTTGAACGCTATCTTCCAGGCATGCTTGGTACTTCCTTTGACAATCTTTCGCTGAGAGCTGCAGGCCTCAATCATTTCAGCGTCCTTCTGGAAGCAACCTACAAAGATTCCGGTCGGAATGCCTATCCCGATATCCTTGCCAAGGCCGATAGTTTTTTTGAAAAGGAACCGGGTTATTCCGCTTTGCTGGACTATTACAGGAAAAATGGGAAGTCGGTGGAAACGGAAGGAAGCCATGAAAGGGTAGCAGGGCTGGACAGTGGCAAGCCTTGGGCAGACAGGACATTGTTCGAAGTAATCCTGCACCGGTATCATCTGCTTCCCATTACCACCGACAGTCATTTGGGTGAGTACATTTCCTGGGCTGCCGATGTAGCAGACCATAAGGGAATCAAGGATTTTTACAATTACTATCGCTTGGTCTTGGGGAACAAGAAAGTGAAGATTGACAGTTCTATACATGAACGGCTAGCCTATATTCTTGAAGGATATGCAGAAAACAGCGGTTATGAAGAACCTGCAGTCAATATCCGCAACGACGGCTTTATACCTGATCTGCCATCTTGGCTTTCTGTTGAAGTGCCTGCACGGATTACGGAAAAGGGTGCGGAAGGCATAGCTTTCCCCGATTATCCCAAGGGGTTTCTTGGCCTTTTGCGGAATTATAGCAGCAGCTATGATCTGATTGCCGAGGCGGTATTGCATGGAAGCAAGGAATATGCATTGCAGGCTCTTATGGCAAATCCTGTCATTGACGTCTGTGCACAGCTTCCTGAGTTACTTGACCAGGTGATTGCCATGCAGAGTCCATGGCTTGACTATCTCAAATAG
- a CDS encoding LacI family transcriptional regulator: MSETKVTIREIAAKAQVGIATVSRVLNQNPHTSQETREKVLEAIKELHYIPNPSATALAGNRKPNKRIGLVVPNFSIHYFYEIFENTYGNLQKSGYQLVILDYARKTSDFIRTIIEMKLSAVVFFSLDPTSAEVQFLKNRNIPVLFADKDFPGENCIVCDNEEGGRLAARYLFQKGVRNPCIVEQAGDSSSNSERHKGFFDELQKLGYGKPRQFFADIAETDGYRIGKEISFQGKYDGVFVYCDEIAIGVLQAIREKQADIRIIGYDGLGITQAWGLSTISQGPHELGAVIVRAILSLLANRSKPQLHISLVPTLVDRDS, from the coding sequence ATGTCGGAAACAAAGGTAACCATCAGGGAAATTGCCGCAAAGGCACAGGTGGGCATTGCCACCGTCTCACGTGTCCTCAACCAAAATCCTCACACATCACAGGAAACAAGGGAAAAGGTACTTGAAGCAATAAAGGAACTCCACTACATACCAAACCCTTCGGCAACGGCATTGGCAGGCAATAGGAAACCGAACAAACGCATAGGTCTGGTCGTACCTAACTTTTCCATACATTATTTTTACGAAATCTTTGAGAACACCTATGGCAACCTGCAGAAATCCGGTTACCAGCTGGTCATACTTGACTATGCGCGGAAAACATCAGATTTCATCAGGACAATCATAGAAATGAAACTCTCGGCAGTCGTGTTCTTCAGTCTCGATCCGACTTCTGCGGAAGTACAGTTTCTGAAGAACAGGAACATACCGGTACTATTTGCAGACAAGGATTTTCCTGGAGAAAACTGTATTGTATGCGACAATGAAGAAGGTGGACGCCTTGCTGCCCGTTACTTGTTCCAAAAAGGTGTAAGGAACCCCTGCATTGTTGAGCAGGCAGGAGATTCTTCCTCAAATTCAGAGCGGCACAAAGGTTTTTTTGACGAACTGCAGAAACTGGGATATGGCAAGCCAAGACAATTTTTTGCAGATATTGCAGAAACAGACGGCTATAGGATTGGCAAGGAAATCAGTTTCCAAGGGAAATATGACGGAGTTTTCGTATACTGTGACGAAATCGCCATCGGCGTACTGCAGGCAATACGGGAAAAACAGGCAGATATCAGGATCATCGGTTATGATGGATTGGGCATCACACAGGCCTGGGGATTGTCCACGATTTCCCAAGGTCCGCATGAATTGGGTGCAGTCATTGTCCGTGCAATACTTTCCCTTCTTGCAAACCGTAGCAAACCACAGTTGCACATCAGCTTAGTCCCGACCCTTGTGGACCGGGACAGCTGA
- a CDS encoding metal-dependent transcriptional regulator: protein MYKSGEDYLEAILVVENEKGKVRSIDIGRQLGVSRPSVNRAVNVLASQGYLEHETYGNVVLTDKGRRYAQRVYGRHTALARYLHEILGVSQEISVRDACLIEHDVSPETMDRIKEHLQAFDAQNKGSKG from the coding sequence ATGTATAAGTCGGGTGAAGATTATCTTGAGGCAATACTTGTTGTCGAAAATGAGAAAGGAAAGGTCCGCTCCATTGATATCGGACGTCAGCTCGGTGTCTCCAGACCTAGCGTGAACCGTGCGGTCAATGTATTGGCTTCACAGGGATATCTTGAACATGAGACGTATGGCAATGTCGTACTTACGGACAAAGGAAGACGTTATGCCCAGCGTGTATATGGACGGCATACTGCCCTTGCTCGTTATCTGCACGAAATCCTTGGGGTAAGCCAGGAAATCAGTGTCAGGGATGCCTGTCTGATCGAACATGATGTATCGCCCGAGACAATGGACAGGATCAAGGAACACTTGCAGGCTTTCGATGCGCAGAACAAAGGGAGCAAGGGCTGA
- a CDS encoding DNA-binding response regulator has translation MGHHTVLIVLEDNGLRQGLTDNIRWESLDLELAGSTGDGKIGSKLLKLLSCDIMITDDKVKDAEGQLFLSKCSLQHTVVIASQDLEGPFRTIIPPVDFLLVDKVLQAMINKLDKVRDCQIKSVVNALVADDAIPLTLTTDNKLANKAIDYIRDNYDKNIGLQEAATFLNVSESHLSRIFRQYTGMNFLQFLNAWRVNRSVELMFNKELSVKKIAALSGFPTPGYFARIFKRFCGLTPSVYRSQLTNNNQ, from the coding sequence ATGGGACATCATACAGTTTTGATCGTACTCGAGGACAATGGCCTCAGACAGGGCCTGACAGACAACATCAGATGGGAAAGCCTGGACCTAGAACTTGCAGGAAGCACCGGAGACGGCAAAATAGGTTCAAAATTACTTAAGTTGCTCAGCTGTGACATCATGATCACAGATGACAAGGTAAAGGATGCGGAAGGGCAATTGTTCCTTTCCAAGTGTTCTCTCCAGCATACGGTCGTCATTGCCTCACAGGATCTTGAGGGCCCTTTCAGGACCATAATTCCACCGGTTGATTTCCTGCTTGTTGACAAGGTACTGCAGGCAATGATCAACAAACTTGACAAAGTCAGGGATTGTCAGATCAAATCAGTAGTCAATGCTTTGGTTGCCGATGATGCAATTCCTCTGACATTGACGACAGATAACAAGTTGGCCAACAAGGCCATTGACTATATCCGGGACAACTATGACAAGAATATCGGCCTGCAGGAAGCAGCGACGTTCCTCAATGTCAGTGAAAGTCACCTTTCAAGGATTTTCCGTCAGTATACGGGAATGAATTTTCTCCAGTTCCTTAACGCCTGGAGAGTAAACAGAAGCGTTGAACTCATGTTCAACAAGGAACTGTCCGTCAAGAAAATTGCTGCTCTGAGCGGCTTCCCTACCCCAGGATATTTCGCAAGGATATTCAAGCGTTTCTGCGGTCTGACACCGAGTGTATATCGTAGCCAGCTGACAAACAACAACCAATAG
- the ilvN gene encoding acetolactate synthase small subunit: MEDKKELRYTLALLVKDHAGVLQRVVGLFSRRCYNIVSLSVGPTSTEGISRITIVVGGNESIVRQIKNQLEKLIDVHRVVILDSERSVQSELLLVKLQTKDGNRSQVLELGEVFKAKIVDVTLETITFQMIGGLNKVHSFLDLAKPFGIVEMARTGMTALERGPLPLSLHPYDEDDD; the protein is encoded by the coding sequence ATGGAAGACAAGAAGGAACTGAGATACACACTGGCATTGTTGGTCAAAGACCATGCAGGTGTCCTTCAACGCGTAGTGGGCCTTTTTTCACGGCGTTGCTACAACATTGTCTCTCTCAGTGTCGGTCCTACCTCTACGGAGGGAATCAGCCGGATTACCATTGTCGTCGGTGGCAATGAATCCATAGTACGGCAGATCAAGAACCAGCTTGAAAAGCTTATAGATGTCCATCGGGTCGTCATACTGGACAGTGAAAGGTCAGTCCAGTCAGAACTCCTGCTTGTCAAGCTTCAGACCAAGGACGGCAACCGGAGCCAGGTGCTGGAACTTGGTGAGGTGTTCAAGGCAAAGATTGTTGATGTCACTCTTGAAACAATAACTTTTCAGATGATCGGGGGACTGAACAAGGTCCATTCATTCCTTGATTTGGCCAAACCTTTCGGCATTGTAGAAATGGCTAGGACCGGTATGACGGCGCTTGAGAGAGGACCCCTTCCTCTTTCGCTTCATCCCTATGATGAGGATGATGACTGA
- the ilvC gene encoding ketol-acid reductoisomerase, with the protein MSKMYYDSDANLDFLKGKKVAIIGYGSQGHAHALNLQESGVDVVVGLYKGSKSWKIAEEAGLKVMTTAEAAKQAQIIMMLVPDEKQAKIYKESIEPGLEKGDYLAFAHGFNIHFGQIVPPEDVNVIMIAPKGPGHTVRSQFKEGKGVPCLIAQTQDPSGNSHDVALAYAKGLGAGRAGIFETSFKEETETDLFGEQAVLCGGVSALIKAGFDTLVEAGYQPEMAYFECCHEMKLIVDLINQGGLSYMRYSISDTAEYGDYTCGPKVITDDTKKAMKGILTDIQEGTFARNWLLENQVGRPYFNARRRMEADSLLEKTGKKLRGLMSWLKK; encoded by the coding sequence ATGAGCAAGATGTATTATGACTCAGATGCAAACCTTGATTTTCTCAAGGGTAAGAAGGTAGCTATCATCGGGTATGGTAGCCAGGGACATGCACATGCACTTAACCTGCAGGAAAGCGGGGTTGATGTAGTCGTCGGTCTTTACAAAGGCTCAAAGAGCTGGAAAATTGCTGAGGAAGCTGGTTTGAAGGTCATGACAACTGCCGAAGCCGCCAAGCAGGCACAGATCATCATGATGCTGGTACCTGATGAAAAACAGGCAAAGATTTACAAGGAATCCATTGAACCTGGACTGGAAAAGGGCGATTATCTTGCATTTGCCCATGGATTTAACATCCATTTCGGTCAGATCGTACCTCCTGAAGATGTCAACGTCATCATGATTGCTCCGAAGGGGCCAGGTCACACGGTAAGGTCACAGTTCAAGGAAGGTAAGGGTGTCCCTTGCCTCATTGCCCAGACCCAGGATCCTTCAGGCAACAGCCATGATGTGGCACTTGCCTATGCAAAAGGATTGGGTGCCGGCCGTGCCGGTATCTTCGAAACGTCCTTCAAGGAAGAGACCGAGACCGACCTTTTCGGCGAACAGGCAGTACTGTGCGGCGGTGTCTCTGCATTGATCAAGGCTGGATTCGATACACTGGTCGAAGCAGGTTATCAGCCTGAGATGGCTTATTTCGAATGCTGCCATGAAATGAAGCTGATCGTCGATCTGATCAACCAGGGTGGACTTTCCTATATGAGATATTCCATTTCTGATACTGCAGAATATGGTGACTATACCTGTGGCCCTAAAGTCATTACCGATGACACCAAGAAGGCAATGAAGGGCATTCTCACGGACATACAGGAAGGAACCTTTGCACGCAACTGGTTGCTTGAAAACCAAGTCGGCCGTCCTTACTTCAATGCAAGAAGAAGAATGGAAGCTGACAGCCTTCTGGAGAAAACCGGCAAGAAACTACGCGGCCTGATGAGCTGGCTGAAGAAGTAA
- a CDS encoding 2-isopropylmalate synthase, whose protein sequence is MDTIRIFDTTLRDGEQAPGYSMNLEEKLRMAKQLEKLGVDVIEAGFAIASPGDFESIQSIAENIDDVVIASLSRALEKDIDASARAIAKARHPRIHTFLATSDLHLKYKLKMTRETALERIAAMVRYARNLCPDVEFSLEDASRTDLDYLCKVVEVAIREGAGTINLPDTVGYATPTDIAEMFSRVRNSVPNIDKAVLSCHCHNDLGMALANTLAALSNGARQVEGTICGIGERAGNVALEELAMNLRTRADAYPFQCRIHTEEITHTARLLTSITNVRLFPSKAIVGENAFAHESGIHQHGIMANAKTYEIMTPESVGMVKTKLVLGKHSGIHAFTERMGELGYHFDEEEDKRLFGEFKTLCDRKKTIEDDDLIALVESTAPRSENDWILDNFVVNSGNLMNSTACVTLIHNGKKRMEVAVGTGPVYASLRAVEKIIRHPFGLTEYSLNAVTEHRDAQGEVIVKITDGNGFYRGRGVSTDVIEASILSCLAAVNRMLSNEPPVVRGRKPQQLSLDDDMLVGHSDKGKEEDDE, encoded by the coding sequence ATGGATACGATTAGAATTTTTGATACGACACTCAGGGACGGGGAACAGGCTCCTGGTTATAGCATGAATCTGGAGGAGAAGCTCCGGATGGCCAAACAGCTTGAAAAATTGGGTGTTGATGTCATTGAGGCAGGTTTTGCCATTGCAAGTCCGGGGGATTTTGAATCCATACAGTCAATTGCAGAAAATATTGATGATGTAGTCATTGCATCGCTGTCGAGAGCTTTGGAAAAAGACATAGATGCAAGTGCGAGAGCTATTGCGAAAGCGAGGCATCCGAGGATACATACGTTTCTGGCAACAAGTGACCTACATCTGAAATACAAGCTGAAGATGACCCGGGAAACGGCATTGGAACGGATCGCAGCCATGGTCAGATATGCCAGGAACCTTTGTCCTGACGTGGAATTTTCTCTTGAAGATGCGTCCCGGACGGATCTTGATTACCTGTGCAAGGTCGTTGAGGTCGCTATCAGGGAAGGTGCCGGTACCATCAATCTGCCCGATACGGTAGGCTATGCCACGCCGACGGATATTGCGGAAATGTTTAGCAGGGTGAGAAACAGCGTTCCTAACATTGACAAGGCCGTACTGAGCTGCCATTGTCACAATGACCTTGGTATGGCCTTGGCCAATACATTGGCGGCCCTTTCCAATGGTGCGCGCCAGGTTGAAGGAACTATCTGCGGCATTGGCGAGCGGGCAGGCAATGTCGCGCTTGAAGAATTGGCAATGAACCTGCGTACACGTGCTGATGCGTATCCATTCCAGTGCAGGATACATACGGAGGAGATTACCCATACGGCCCGTCTGCTTACTTCCATTACCAATGTACGTCTGTTCCCGTCGAAGGCAATTGTAGGGGAGAATGCCTTTGCCCATGAGAGCGGTATCCATCAGCACGGCATCATGGCCAATGCCAAGACCTATGAAATCATGACACCGGAAAGTGTCGGTATGGTCAAGACAAAGCTCGTGCTCGGCAAACATAGCGGTATCCATGCCTTTACTGAACGGATGGGTGAGCTTGGCTACCATTTTGATGAAGAAGAGGACAAGCGCCTTTTCGGTGAATTCAAGACCTTATGTGACCGTAAGAAGACCATTGAGGATGACGACCTTATTGCTTTGGTGGAATCTACAGCCCCACGTAGCGAGAATGATTGGATCTTGGACAATTTTGTCGTGAACAGCGGTAATCTGATGAACAGTACGGCCTGTGTTACCCTTATACACAACGGAAAGAAACGGATGGAAGTAGCAGTGGGTACAGGGCCTGTCTATGCATCCCTGAGGGCTGTGGAAAAGATTATCCGTCATCCCTTCGGCCTTACGGAGTATAGCCTCAATGCTGTTACTGAGCATAGGGATGCGCAGGGCGAAGTAATCGTCAAGATTACTGATGGCAATGGATTCTATAGAGGTCGGGGAGTATCGACCGATGTAATCGAGGCATCCATACTTTCATGCCTTGCGGCAGTGAATCGGATGCTGAGCAATGAACCTCCCGTAGTGCGGGGAAGAAAACCACAGCAGCTGAGTCTTGATGACGATATGTTGGTCGGACACAGCGACAAAGGTAAGGAGGAAGATGATGAATGA
- the cimA gene encoding citramalate synthase, whose amino-acid sequence MNDRRVELFDSTLRDGVQGEGISYSVSDKLRIAALLDSLEFDYIEAGNPGSNPKDMMFFQEIEKRKLQHATLVAFGSTRRRGTDVCQDANIKSLLASGTSCLCIFGKSWDFQVTDIIRTRLEENLDMIGDTISYLVAQGREVFFDAEHFFDGYVANRDYALATLERARTAGASRLILCETRGGMMPDKVGRITGEVAKAFPDVRIGIHAHDDCGVAVAASLMAVQAGATQVQGTLLGFGERCGNANLVTVASDLKFKMGYSCLSNKSYPKFFETCREVAEISNIRIPHQQAFIGHSAFSHKGGMHIDGVRKNPVSFEHEKPESFGNCRHLLTSEVAGKALLLQKIKAIVPGFDKQDPRVEELVVSLKRLEAAGYHYEGAEASFDLIIRKSLGLDKSYFRLVHYKTIGEQVNGNNDDRQMHTAVIKVICAGRSAITAEEGAGPVNALDKALRKVLEPFYPQLSGVHLSDYKVRVLDGVEATASKVRVLIESTDGTRSWNTVGVSHDIIIASWQALSDSISWYLQTTGAEPAMIGEK is encoded by the coding sequence ATGAATGACCGGAGGGTCGAACTCTTTGACTCTACGCTACGTGACGGTGTACAGGGCGAAGGCATAAGCTATTCGGTTTCGGACAAACTGCGCATTGCTGCTTTGCTGGATTCATTGGAATTCGATTATATTGAGGCCGGTAATCCCGGCTCAAACCCAAAGGACATGATGTTTTTCCAGGAAATAGAAAAACGGAAGCTGCAGCATGCTACCTTGGTAGCCTTTGGTTCAACCAGGAGAAGGGGAACCGATGTCTGTCAGGACGCAAATATCAAATCATTGCTTGCAAGCGGTACCTCCTGCCTGTGCATCTTCGGGAAGTCCTGGGACTTTCAAGTAACGGATATAATCAGGACCAGACTGGAAGAGAATCTTGATATGATCGGCGATACCATCAGCTATCTCGTTGCACAAGGTAGGGAAGTCTTCTTCGATGCCGAACATTTCTTTGACGGGTATGTTGCCAACAGGGACTATGCGCTGGCTACATTGGAAAGGGCCAGGACTGCCGGAGCATCAAGATTGATTCTCTGTGAGACAAGAGGCGGCATGATGCCTGACAAGGTCGGCAGGATCACAGGAGAAGTGGCCAAGGCATTTCCTGATGTACGCATCGGGATACATGCACATGATGACTGTGGTGTTGCCGTGGCCGCATCCCTTATGGCAGTGCAGGCAGGGGCAACGCAAGTCCAGGGGACTCTTCTCGGTTTCGGAGAACGTTGCGGCAATGCAAACCTGGTCACGGTCGCTTCCGACCTGAAGTTCAAGATGGGATATTCATGCCTGAGTAACAAAAGCTATCCTAAGTTCTTTGAGACATGCAGGGAAGTGGCGGAGATCTCAAATATTAGGATTCCTCACCAGCAGGCGTTCATCGGTCATTCAGCTTTTTCACATAAGGGTGGCATGCACATAGATGGTGTGAGAAAAAATCCGGTATCCTTTGAACATGAAAAACCTGAATCATTCGGAAACTGCAGACACCTGTTGACCAGTGAAGTGGCGGGCAAGGCCTTGTTGCTTCAGAAGATAAAGGCAATAGTTCCTGGCTTTGACAAACAGGATCCCCGAGTAGAAGAACTGGTTGTAAGCTTGAAGAGACTGGAGGCTGCAGGTTATCACTATGAGGGTGCCGAAGCTTCATTTGACTTGATTATCCGCAAGAGCCTGGGACTTGACAAATCATATTTCAGACTGGTGCACTATAAGACGATAGGGGAGCAGGTAAACGGGAACAATGATGACCGGCAGATGCATACTGCCGTAATCAAGGTAATCTGTGCCGGACGTTCTGCAATCACGGCGGAAGAAGGTGCAGGTCCCGTCAATGCATTGGATAAAGCTTTGAGGAAAGTCCTTGAACCCTTTTATCCGCAACTTTCAGGCGTACACCTGAGTGACTATAAGGTCAGGGTCCTTGACGGTGTGGAAGCAACTGCTTCAAAAGTCAGGGTCCTGATTGAATCGACAGACGGAACCAGGTCATGGAATACGGTAGGCGTAAGCCATGACATCATTATAGCAAGCTGGCAGGCACTGAGCGACAGCATCAGCTGGTACCTTCAGACAACGGGTGCCGAACCTGCGATGATAGGAGAAAAATAG